Sequence from the Hamadaea flava genome:
CGAGAGTGAGCCGGTCGAACAGGTCGTAGGTGTAGGCGGGGTGCTGGCCATCGGGCCAGGTGCGGGAGCTGATGTTGGAGTCCGCGTCAAAGCCGCAGCTGAGCGTCTGCCCCGCGCGGCTGACCGAGGTCAACCGACCAGCCGTCTCGTAGCCCTGCGTGCGTACGCCGGTCGGGTCAGCGAGGCTGACGAGCCGATTCTTGGCGTCGTACCCGAGGTCGTAGACGAGTACTCCGGCGGCCTGCGATTGGCTGGTGAGCCGGTTGAGGATGGTGACGTTGCCCGCCTCGTGATACTCGGTGGCGATGTCACCACCGGCCGGCGCGGTCTTGGCCGTGGGCCGCCCGTCCGCGTCAGCGCGAGATCGAGCCCTCGCCGCCCGGAAGGCATACGTCATACTCTATGTCCCTTGCAAGATGTGGATGCTCATTAACCTGTCGGGTGCACTCGCGCGCGACCTACGTAAGGCGGCATTCCCCGCTCACCGGGCGGTCTGGTCGAGCCACTCCGCGTACGTCGGTCCGGCGAGGGTGGCGTGGGAGCCGGGAAGCAGGCCACCGCCCTCGAACAGCGCACGGTCCGGATTGGCGGCGTCACTGACTTCCTCAACCCGCGAGGGGGAGCCACGCCGGGCGGCGAGCAGGCGGGCTGCCTCCGCCAGGGTTTCGGCACGGGGGCCTGCGATCTCCGGGTGTGGCAGCGTCATGACAAACGGGTCGGCCGCCGTAGCGACGTCGACTAGCCGCTCTGCGACCGCCCGCGCGGCGACGAGCTGCGTGCGCATCTTGGGCACGTACGCAATATCGCCTTGCGTACCCCAGGCGACGAGTTCTTCGACGAACTCGTGGAACTGCGCCGCGCGTACGATCCGCGTCGGGATCGGGCCGGCTAGCGCCGCCCGTTCGTGGGCGAGCTTTGCCGCGTTGTAGCCGGCGACGGAGTCGTCGATGCCGATGATCGACGCCACCACCATCCGGCGTACGCCGGCCTTCTGCCCTGCTTCATGCAGGTTGCGGGCGGTGGCGGTGAAGAACTCGGTCGCGGTCTGCTGATCGGGCGAGGGCGTGCTGGACACATCGATGATGATAATGGCATCTTCCAGTGCCTCGACCAGCCCGGCTCCGGTGACGACGTCCACGCCGGCTGAACGAGACATGGACACGACGCGGTGACCGCGTTCCTGGAGTACCTGCACGACGTGCCGGCCGACACGGCCGGTCGCGCCGGCCACCGCGATGGTTGTCGTCGTCTGCATGATGGTTATCGTCCTTCCGGAATTCTGCGTTCGGGTAGTACCGACATGACGTACCGGGGCGTACGAATGTGACCAGCCATTCATGCGAAGCTCGCGCAGCTCCCGTCCGGAAGCGACGCGAGCTTCGTCCGCGTCCTACCGTTCGTCGATGATGTCGCCGTTTTGGACCGTGGCGTCGTGGGTGAGGGCGAGGGTCTGAGCGACCGGCGGGAATGCTGCGGCCGCGGCGACGGCGGCATCGCGCAGCTCGGCCGTCTCCCACCGCCATACGTCCTGGTAGGTTCCGTCGTCGAGCCGGGTGAGCCGGGTTTCCTGCAGCCCCGGGAAGCCGGACCGGATGCCGGTGATCAGCTCGGCCCGGCGGGCTAGCAGCTGCTCAAGGCCGGCGGGGTCGACGGTGTAGTGGTGTACGCGAACTGCGGTCATGATCTTCTCCTCAGTGGGGATCTGCGGTACGACTAGATCCTGTGGCCGGGAGTCGATACGCCCACGATGTGTTTACGATGCAAACTCCACACTGGTCAGAGGAGGTTCGACGGGTGACGGGGCGGTTCTCGGTGCTCGGACCGGTGGATGTCACGGTCGCCGGTCGCCCGGTGGCCGGATTGGCCCCTCGGCATCGCGCCGTACTCGCGTACCTGCTGCTGCATGCGGGAAAGGTGATCAGCGCTGAGCGCCTGTCGGCGGCGTTGTGGGCGGACTCGCCGCCGGACACCGCCCGCTCGCAGATACACGCGGCGATGACGACGATCCGGCGGGTGTTGCGCTCGGCTGACCTGGACGGCGTGCTCGAGACCCGTACGGCCGGGTATGTGCTCTCGCCCCCGCCGGGCGCGTTTGATCTGGCCGAGTTCGGCGGTCTGCTCGAGGAGGCGCAGAAGTCGGCCGATCATCAGGTGGCCGCCGACCGGCTGCGGGAGGCCCTCGCACTGTGGCCAGGCGATGCCCTCATCGGGGTGAGCGCCGAGTACGCCCCAGGCGCACGGGCCCGGCTGGAGGAGCGCCGGTTGGCGGTGGTCGAACGGCTAGCCGAGGTGGAGCTCGCGTTGGGCCGCCACGAAGAGGTTTCGGCGGAGCTGACCACCTGGGTGGCGACGTACCCGCTCCGGGAGCGGCTGGTCGGGCAGCTCATGCGGGCGTTGTACGCGTCCGACCGGCAGGCCGACGCGCTGGCCGCCGGTCGCCGATATCGAGCCGGTCTCGCCGAGCGGCAGGGCCTCGATCCAGGGCGGTCCTTCCTCCAGCTTGAGCAGGAGATCCTGCGCGACCGGCCGGCCCCGCCCGCGGAGGAGCCGATACGTGGTGCGAACTTCCTGCCGTACGATGTGCCCGATTTCACGGGTCGGGTGGTGGAGCTGGACCGGATCCTGCGCGGGCTCGGGAGCCGGGTGTGTGTCGTCGACGGGATGGCCGGGATCGGGAAGACCACGCTGGCCGTGCACGCCGCACATCGATTCGCCCACCGGTACGCCGATGGTCAGCTGTTCGTCGATCTGCGGGCGCACACCGCCGGGCAGACGCCGGTGACGGCGTCCGACGCCTTGCACGTCCTACTGCGGCAAATCGGCGTACCGGCGGATCACATTCCGTTGGGTGAGGCTGAGCGATCCGCGTTGTGGCGTACCGAGCTCGCCCGCAGATCCGTCCTGATCGTGCTGGACAACGCCGTCGACGCCGAGCATGTGCGCCCGCTCCTGCCGGGAGCCACCCAGAGCCTGTTTCTGATCACCAGCCGCCGCCGGCTGACCGACCTCGACGGCGCGCTCTCGCTCTCGCTCGACGTGCTGCCTGCGTCCGACGCGATCACCCTGTTCAGCAGTGTCGTGGGCGAGCGGGCCTGGACCGAGTACGCCGCGGCCGGTGACGTGCTGCGACTGTGCGGCCACTTGCCGCTGGCCGTACGCATCGCCGCCGCTCGTCTGCACCATCGTCCGCGGTGGACGGTGGCTTACCTCGCGGATCGGCTGCGTGACGAACGCAGAAGACTTGTGGAACTGGCGACCGGGGAACGGGGAGTCGCCGCCGCGTTCACTCTGTCCTATCAGCAGCTGCCGATGTCGCAGCAACGCATGTTCCGGCTGCTCGGGCTGCATCCCGGTCGCGACGTCGACACCTACGCCGCCGCATCGATGGCCGGCATGGAGCCCGCCGACGCGGAGACGGATCTGGAGCACCTGCTGGACGCCCACATGCTCACCCAGCACGAGCCGGGGCGGTACACCTTTCACGATCTGCTTCGCGAACACGCTCGCGCCACCGGAGCCGCTACGGATGTCGAGGCCGACCAGCAGTTGGCGCTGACCCGGCTATTCGATCACTATCTGCATATTGCGGCGGCCGCCATCGATGTGCTCTACCCAGACAGCAAGCATCGCCGACCCGACGTCGTACGCGCGGAGCGCCTGTTCGGGGAGGCCGAGGCCACCGCATGGCTGGACGCCGAACGTGGCAACCTCACTGCCGTCTGCGCCTTCGCGACCGACCACGGCTGGCCCACTCACGCGACAAGTCTCTCGACCATCCTCTACCGCTACCTCTACAACAACGTTCACGACATCGACGCGCGCACCATCTACACGGCGGCGCTGGCGGCTGGTCGGCGTACGGGAGACCACCTGTCGCAGTCGCGCGCCCTGTCCGACCTCGGCTGGCTCTCGTTCGGACGCGGCGGATACGCTGATGCGCTCGACCTCTTCGATCAGGCCATCGCCCAGGCGCGCATGGCCGGCGACGGCACCGCCCAGGCTCGGGCCGAACACGGCTTGGCCAGCGTCCATCAGCAGCATCGCAATGGCGCCGAGGCGTTGCGACGATTCACTGCCGCGCTGGAGTTGTTCCGCGGCCGCGACGATCGGTTCGGTCAGGCGGTCGTCCTCAACAGCCTCGGCGCTGTGCACGAGGAAGCGGGCCGTTTCGCCGAAGGGCTGGCCGCGCTGACTCGGGCGCGAGAGCTCTTCCGAAGTCTTGGCACCGACGGTGGCGAGGCCGACGTACTCAACAACCTGGGCCTGGTACACCGGCGTCAAGGCCGTCTTGTCGACGCCCACCAATGCCACCAGCAGGCCCTCGAAATCTACCGGCGATTCGGAATCCGCCGCGGCGAAGCCCGGTCACTCAACGGGCTGGCGGCTGTGGCCGCGGACGCCGGCGACGTTGATGAAGCGATCGACGGCTACCAGGCCGCTCTCGCCGTCGCCGGCGAGGTCGGCAACCGGCTTGAGACAGCTCGCGCGCACGAGGGCCTAGCCCGCTTGCTCGTCGGCCGCTCACCGGCCGCGCATGACCATGTCCGGGAGGCTCTCAACTTGTACGCGCAGTTCGGCGAGCCCGAGTCGGGAGAACTGCGAAAGCTGCTGGCCGACAACGGATGACATCCGAGCCATCGGCATCCGTCAGGTGGCCGGGCGGGCATAGCGTGGGTCCTGGTTGCCGAGGTAGACCACCGTCATGGTGAGCCGGGCCGGCTCGGCAGCCGGGTTTCGGTAGAGGTGGGCGCGGTCGCCTCGGATGCGTACGGAACCTCCTTCTCCGACGTGGAAGGTGGCTCCGCCGACTTCCACGACCAGCTCTCCCCGGTGCAGATGGATCAACTCGCGAGTGCCGGCGGGATGGGCGTGTGAGCTGATCTCGTCGTGCGGGGCCACGACGAGGTCCCACAGCTCGACGAAAGGCGCCTGTCCGTCGTTGATGAGCAGCCTCGCTTCGCTGGCACGCCCTGCTCGCCGGACGTCGATGTCCTCGGCGGCGGTCACCCGGCCGAGGTCTTCGGGCGGCTCGACAAGCTGTCCGATGGAGACACCGAGGGTGGCGCAGATGCGCGCCACCGTCGCGATGCTGGGATTGGTCTGGCCCGTTTCGATTTGCTGGAGCATGCCGCGGCTGACGCCGCTGCGAGCGGCGAGGTCTTCCAGGCGCCAGCCGCGCTCCTTTCGCCCCGCCCGCAGGTTCGCTGCCAACGTCGCACTGACCGCTTCGGCTGGATCGGTTGACAACGAGCCAC
This genomic interval carries:
- a CDS encoding SDR family oxidoreductase codes for the protein MNGWSHSYAPVRHVGTTRTQNSGRTITIMQTTTTIAVAGATGRVGRHVVQVLQERGHRVVSMSRSAGVDVVTGAGLVEALEDAIIIIDVSSTPSPDQQTATEFFTATARNLHEAGQKAGVRRMVVASIIGIDDSVAGYNAAKLAHERAALAGPIPTRIVRAAQFHEFVEELVAWGTQGDIAYVPKMRTQLVAARAVAERLVDVATAADPFVMTLPHPEIAGPRAETLAEAARLLAARRGSPSRVEEVSDAANPDRALFEGGGLLPGSHATLAGPTYAEWLDQTAR
- a CDS encoding AfsR/SARP family transcriptional regulator translates to MTGRFSVLGPVDVTVAGRPVAGLAPRHRAVLAYLLLHAGKVISAERLSAALWADSPPDTARSQIHAAMTTIRRVLRSADLDGVLETRTAGYVLSPPPGAFDLAEFGGLLEEAQKSADHQVAADRLREALALWPGDALIGVSAEYAPGARARLEERRLAVVERLAEVELALGRHEEVSAELTTWVATYPLRERLVGQLMRALYASDRQADALAAGRRYRAGLAERQGLDPGRSFLQLEQEILRDRPAPPAEEPIRGANFLPYDVPDFTGRVVELDRILRGLGSRVCVVDGMAGIGKTTLAVHAAHRFAHRYADGQLFVDLRAHTAGQTPVTASDALHVLLRQIGVPADHIPLGEAERSALWRTELARRSVLIVLDNAVDAEHVRPLLPGATQSLFLITSRRRLTDLDGALSLSLDVLPASDAITLFSSVVGERAWTEYAAAGDVLRLCGHLPLAVRIAAARLHHRPRWTVAYLADRLRDERRRLVELATGERGVAAAFTLSYQQLPMSQQRMFRLLGLHPGRDVDTYAAASMAGMEPADAETDLEHLLDAHMLTQHEPGRYTFHDLLREHARATGAATDVEADQQLALTRLFDHYLHIAAAAIDVLYPDSKHRRPDVVRAERLFGEAEATAWLDAERGNLTAVCAFATDHGWPTHATSLSTILYRYLYNNVHDIDARTIYTAALAAGRRTGDHLSQSRALSDLGWLSFGRGGYADALDLFDQAIAQARMAGDGTAQARAEHGLASVHQQHRNGAEALRRFTAALELFRGRDDRFGQAVVLNSLGAVHEEAGRFAEGLAALTRARELFRSLGTDGGEADVLNNLGLVHRRQGRLVDAHQCHQQALEIYRRFGIRRGEARSLNGLAAVAADAGDVDEAIDGYQAALAVAGEVGNRLETARAHEGLARLLVGRSPAAHDHVREALNLYAQFGEPESGELRKLLADNG
- a CDS encoding helix-turn-helix domain-containing protein — encoded protein: MSTDPAEAVSATLAANLRAGRKERGWRLEDLAARSGVSRGMLQQIETGQTNPSIATVARICATLGVSIGQLVEPPEDLGRVTAAEDIDVRRAGRASEARLLINDGQAPFVELWDLVVAPHDEISSHAHPAGTRELIHLHRGELVVEVGGATFHVGEGGSVRIRGDRAHLYRNPAAEPARLTMTVVYLGNQDPRYARPAT